The genomic DNA TGGAGCCGTAGGTGTTTATTATTTGTCTACTTATGGATCTATTTTCTTTATATTAACTGCTCCTATTGTATCTTCTTCAGGTTTAATCTGGCCTGTATATATGCTTGGTAGTGCATCTTTTCCGGTGGCATTTCCATCATCATGGTCTGTGAGCGTGTATTCTGCAGAGTCTGTTTTAGAAGGTATTTTTTCTCTTTCATCAATTCCATCATCTTGGAATCCATTTTCTAATGGTTCTTCCATGACGGCACCTTCAGCATCTTTGATGACCAGCCTAACGACTCTAATGACATCTTTTTCAGGGGTTCCTTTAGGCTTGTTAAGTTCATCTAGTACCTTACCAACTTCTGGATTGGTAGGACTTTATGTTACTGTATCAGGATTGTCATTGGGATATGTTTCAAATATAGGTGCGTCGTTGAGTGCGGTACCTATCGGGACATCATCGGGTGTGACATTTGGTCCGATTGCTATTTCTAGTGTGACCGGAGGGGTATTGGCTTCATCGTTGACAGTTTTATTTAGTATAGGATCAGCATCGTTTATACCATTTTCGTTAACTGCATTGGGAGGTGTTTTATCTTCGGTGATGGTAGCTTTCCCAGCCCTTTCATCATCCACTGGTTTGTTTTCATTGTCTTCTGGTATATTGAGTATCCCAACTGCATTATTAAGCGTACCATTCGCTACTATGGGTTCTAGTATTAGTTTGGTTCCTGTTGTTTCAGGTTCGATCCCAACTTCTTTGCTTGGAATCTCTTCATCAGTCACTAGTATTTCTTCATCAGTGGGAAATTCAATAACATTATCTCTTTTGGGAAGTACTTCTGTGTCTTACTCATTATCATCTTTGAGTAATTTTAGTTCTTTGTTGTTATTACCATCTCTGTCTGCATTCCCATCATCTTTCAGTGGTTTGGTATCATTGATCCCTAGCTGGGCAAGCTCATCGGTAACTGGATCTTTGGGTAATATTTCTTCTAGTCTATCCATCCTAAATATTAGCTGGTCGGTACCTTCCTCTTTGGTTGTTCCATCGTCTGTAGTTCCGTCATCGATTTCGTCTGGTCTATCTTTACCTTTATTGTCAATATCAAACCCACTAACAGCTTTATCAACATTTCCACTATCAAGTATAATTGGACCGATTAGTTCTGGATTACCTAGTTATTTATCTGGCCTATCATTATTCAGTTTGGGATCTTCGTTATCAGCGCCTTTGGCAAGTAATCCGTCATCAGCACCGAGTAGTAATCCTAGTTCTAATCCAAGTAGTGCGCCATTTAGTAATCCAAGTTTGGCACCATTTAGTAATCCAAGTTTGGCACCAATATCTAATCCGTTATTATCATGGTTTAGTAACCCAAGTGTCGCACCTAGTGTATCACCGCCAAGCTCATTATCTACTAATCCATCTAGTATGAATCCAAGTAGTAATCCAAGTACGGCGTCAATTAGTAATCCAAGCTTGAATCCAAGTAGTGCACCGTTTAGTAATCCTGCACTTTCATGGTTGAGTAATCCAAGCAGTGCACCATTGAGTAATCCAAGTAGTGCGCCATCTAGTAATCCAAGTTTAGCGCCGTCATTTAATCCGTTGACATCAGGGTCAGTGAATCCATCTTTAATGACACCGAGTACCAATCCAAGCACGGCGTCAATTAGTAACCCGAGCTTGAACCCAAGTAGTGCACCATTGTCTAATCCATCAATGGCACCATTGAGTAATCCAAGTAGTATGCCATTGAGTAACCCATTGAGTGCACCATTGAGTAATCCTTCACTTGCACCGATTAGTAATCCGAGCAGTGGGGCACCATCTACATGGTCATTACCTAGTAGTAATCCAAGTAGTGCATCGATTAGTAATCCAAGTATTAATCCGATCAGTGCACCGTCTAGTAATCCAAGTAGTGCACCGATTAGTAATCCAAGTTTGGCGCCATTTAGCAATCCAAGTAGTGCACCGATTAGTAATCCAAGTTTAGCGCCGTTTAGTAATCCATTGATTTCATCATTAACTAATCCTTCGAGCCAATTACCAAGTAGTAATCCTTTGGCTTCAAGTAGTAATCCAAGTTTGAATCCGAGTAGTGCACCGTTATCTAACCCATTACTATCATCGTCAAGCAATCCAAGTAGTGCACCATTATTTAATCCATTGCTATCATTGTTTAGTAATCCAAGTTTGGCACCGTTCAGCAATCCGATCAGTTCCTCAAGTAATCCATTGTTGTGGCCATCAAGTGGACCATTGAGTATTTCAAGCAATCCATTATCAAGTTCGATTAGTAATCCGGTGTCATTGTCATCTAATCCACTTAGTACTTCGATTCCATCAAGTATTAGTAATCCATCTTCTTGGTCTAATTTGTCTTCGGCGTTACCAAGTGCACCATCGGCGATAGTAGCAGGCCCTGCAATGTCATCTAAGTTCTCTGGGGTTGGTAATAAGAAAGCGAATAGAGCGAGTTACTACATACCGGGTTATGACTTTACTGAGACTAAGAAAGACTTTGAATTTAGGAATGTAGTGACGTTTGGTGATTCATTGTCAGATACCGGTTCGGCAGGACGTGGTGGTATTTATATGGCAGATGGTAATCCATTTAGTTTCTATAATAGTTATTTAGGGATTTACTTGACTGGAAAGTTTAATGCACCAAGAAGTCAAAATGGTACTAATTATGCGGTTTCAGGGGCATTGGTTAAATGGGCTTCGAGTGTATTACAGTTATTAGGAGATCCGATAGCGGTTATGCGTTCTAAGATGTCACAGCAAATAGAATACTACCTACAAGATAATAAACAAATTGCCAACTCTAAAGACGTGTTTGTATTGTGGGGAGGTGGTAATGATATGACCGGAGATATTATGCAAGCGGCAATGCCATGGAACTGGGATAAAATCTTAACTTCGGCAGGTGGTTATTTAGATAACAAGCCAAAAGTTTTAGGAGGTTATGCTCAGTTACTGGCAGATAAAGGTGCAAAAAATATCTTTATGTTAGGGTTACCGGATCCGGGTTTATCACCATTCTCCGGAGCAGCAATAGTTGGTGCTACCGTAGGTTCGTTGGGTATGTTCATGGATGGTACACCATTGGAGTTCTTAAATCCGGGTAATTGGGTATTGGGTGCAATGGATAGTTATTTACGAAACAATAACAATTTGGTGGGTACACCGGTTGGTAATGCAGATGAATATGTTATAGATAACTATGCAAGGATGTATAACCACTTTATGCCATTGATTCCGAAAGAGTTATGGCGTTGGGTGATAGTGATTCCATCACAATTACAACGTAACTTGGTGCTTCGTTGGAATAGAGATTTACAAGAACGTTTAATGGATGTGAATGGTAATATAGTTTATGCTGATATTTACCGCTTATATGAAGAAGTACAAAACGATCCATATACCTATGGTTTTACTAACATTCTAGTAGCACAATGTAGCTTAGGTAAAGAGTCTACGATATGTGATGCGGGGGATGATTATTATCATGGAGATGATGGACAAGTGTATATGTATACTGACTGGCATCACCCAAGCCCACAAATGAATCAAATCATAGCGGAATACTTGTTGAGTATCTTCAATGCACCGGGTTATGTATCTGGTTTATCTAGAGTTTCGGAGGTAAACGAGAGTGTACGTAATAACTTCATGAAGAATGAGATGAAGTATATGAGGTTTGATACAAGAGAAGTAGGTGAGTTTAGAACGTTTGCAAGTATATTAACGGGGATAGATAAGAACAGTCGATCATTAAGTTCAAGGAATTTATCGACCCAAGGTATAGGAGCAGGGTTTGCGTACAGAGCCTCTGAAGGTTTAGATGTAGGAGCCTCATTATCGTTGATGTATGGAGATAAACATCCAAGTAATCAATTGAAGTATAAAGACAGTGCACAAGCATTGACGGCATTTATGCAATATAAAGATGCGAGTGGTTTGTGGGCAAATGGGCAAGTTTATACGGGTTGGGAGCAAATGTCTGATATCAAACGTTCGATGCAGTTTCTAAAACACATTAGAACGGAGAAAGGCGCAACGAAGGGTAAGGTATCAGGGTTTGGTGCTTCCGTGGGATATGACGTGCAAATATCGGAATTAGGTTGCGATGAATGTTCTACGACTTGGTATGCCACCCCTTACATTGAAGGTAGTGTGACTAAATTCAAGGTTAAGGGATATGAAGAAGAGGGTAATAGTTCTACGGCGATGGAATTTAATGAACAAAAACGCACAAATAAATTAGGTACGTTAGGTGTTCAATTTAGTAGTCGTTCGCCGAAGTTAAATACTAACCTAGACATAGCATATACGAAGAACTTTGACTATGAAGAGTTTGAAGCAGAGGGGCGTTTAAAGAACTTTGCTAAAAACTTCCATCGTTCAGGTAAAGGTATTGCAAAAGAAAGGAAAGGTTGGTTATCGATTACACCAAGCGTTGAGTACAAGATCAATGATGAAGTATCGGTATATGGTAATGTGAATTATAACTATGGTAATAGTAAGTTTACACAACTAAATGGTACTTTAGGTATTAGGAGTAAATTCTAAACCAATTTGATAGACTCGAATATCAACAGCTCCGTAAGGGGCTGTTTTTTTATTGTGTCGAGGCCAAGTATTTTTCTTACAATAAATTTATTAATGTTGTTTAATTAATACATATTATCTTGTTATTTTTATTATATGGGTTAATGATTGGGAAACGATTATTGCTAGATTCTTGAAACAAAAGGTACTTTCTTATAGATTATTTACTAAAATAATTAAGGTGATATTTGGGGGTGTATCCTTTGAGGACGTTATTTCGCATAGTAGAATTGATCACAATAGTTAAGAAGTGGTTAATTTTATGATTCTAATTTTAAAAAGGGTGAAAACATATGAAAATTAGACAGAAGCAACTAGTTTTATCGTTAGTCTCATTATTTGGTGCTGTTTCCTTAACGAATGCAGATGGAGTGCAATATCAAATTGCCCGTGCTAGTGAACCGGTAATAGAAGAGAACCCGGTATTTGTGCCACAGGTTGTTGAACCTGAACTGGAGGTGAGTGAAGAATTAGCATGCGTGGAGGATGAAGAGACTTGTCAACAAACTTATTATCCTCTGTACTTAAATTTATTATTAGCCGCAGCAGATTTGGCTTTGGGCATAGGTAGTGACACTAGATATGATCCTAAGATTGAATATCCAAGTGAGATCAATAATTTTCAAAAAGTAGAGACAGATATAGTTTATAATCCAGCGAATGAGGTAGCATCTCCTGTTGCTACAATGCTTCCCTTGGCATTATTAGGTCCATCTAGTTTTGGTCCTTCATTTGCTTCATTGGCACCATCAGCAGCACCATCGATGTTGCCTTTAACGGTTCCATCTGTGATGTCATCTAATGCATTTTTGGCACCTTTGTCAGCACCATCGTTATCGTCATTAGCACCATTCCAATTGAGTTCATCATTATCAATGGAGCCATTGTTGTCATCGATTACACCTTTTGTGACTTCGTCAACATCAGGTTTTTCAAATCCATCACAACCTTCAAGTGGTCCATCTAACTCATTAATGGCACCTTTGACATCATCCTTATTGCCATCATTTAGTTCTTCGGCAGTACCATCAGCAGCACCGTTGTCTTCATCTGGTACTTCATTGATGTCATCAGTTTCTCCTTTGTTGACTTCGTCATCGGCGCCTTTAATGCCATCGTCAAGTTCTATGTCAATTTCAGGTCCGTTGTCATGGCCGTCTGCGATATTGCCGATTTATATGTCGACAAGTGCTTTGACGCCATTGTCACCATTATTGACGGCGCCTTCAATTTTGCCATTTAGCTTATCGATTACGCCATTGAATATTTCAATGATTCCATTGTATTATTCATCATCAGCACCATCGATAGTGCCATCGTCATCATTATCGATTGCAGGACCATCTTCGTTGTCACCAAGTTCATCATCTAGTGGTACGCCATTATTGAGTTCGGCTTTGCCATTGTTGTCATTATCATCGGCGCCATCAGCAGCTCCTGGATTTTCACTAGGTTCTAGCTTACAGTCTTCGACTACATCTGGTTTGAACTTGTTGTCTACTCCACTTGCCTCTAGTTTAATGCCAAGCACTTCATTGACACCATCTGGAGACCCATCTAAATCAATTTCTTCAGGCCCGTCTTATGTATCTTCGATTCCACTGTTGTCATCATCAGTACCATTGAACTCATCATTGGCGGCACCAAGTGAATTGCCTTTAGTATCAAGTTCTGGCATACCGTCAGCAAGTTCTGGTACTAGTTCATTGCAATCTAGTTTAGGTCCGATAGGTTCTAGTTTAATGCCAAGTACTTCATTGACACCATCTGGAGATCCATCAGAATCGGTTTCTTCGGGTCCTTCGTCTTCTGGGTTAGTGCCAATTTACTCATCGTTATACCCATTGAGTTCATCATTGGTAGCACCAAGTTTATTGCCTTTATATTCTAGTGGTGCACCTTCACAAAGTTCTCAAACGAGTTCATTGCAATCTAGTTCAGGTCCAATAGGTTCTAGCTTGATGCCAAGTCTTTCATTGACGCCATCAGGAGATCCATGGAAATCTATATCTTCAGGTCCATCGTCTTTATTGGCTTCTCCTTTCTATTCGGTATTGTTGCCATTGCAATCATTTTTAGTTGCGCCAAGTGCATTATCATTATCATCTTTGGGAATGCCATTGGCGAGTTCTCAAACGAGTTCATTGCAATCTAGTTCAGGTCCGATAGGTTTTAGCTTGATGCCAAGTCTTTCATTGACACCGTCAGGGGATCCTTCTAAATCTATCTCTTCAGGGCCTTCGTCATTGGGGTCAGGAACATCATTATCGTTGTCATTACCTTCTATAAGTTCATTGACATCGCCTTTGACATCATCGATTTCACAACCGATAGGTTCTTTGTTGTCATCTTTAGTGAGTTTATCATTGGCTCCGATATCGTTGCCTTTATATATTTCTTCAGCTTTGCCATCAGGAATTTCTTCTTCTGTATCGTCATCACCTTTTATTAGTAGCAGTACACCTCCTGGATTATCTTTAATTTCAAGTGGCTTGAGCTTAAAATCATCTGCTTTGTTATTACCATCTACTTTGTTCCCATCTTTGGCATCCAGTAGTGGGTTTGCTCCTTCTATTTCTTCATCGTCTACAGGCGTTACATTGTCTAGTGTAGGCAGTTTGAGTATCTCGGCATACAGTACATTTATGCCACTTTCTGGTTCTGGATTGTCAGCAAGTTTGGGATTACCAAGTTCGCTTTCTTCTGTGGGACCGAATTCATTGGTATCAATGTCAGTACCAGCTAGTTTTGCATCACAATCGGCTTCTGTATCTTCTGCGTCATTATTAATGCCGTTAGCAAGTGCATTGTCTCAAGTGCTATTTGTTACTTCATCATTGACACCAATTTCATCTTCGTCTACGGTAGCAGCACCGAGTATGATGTTGTCGCTTTCTAGCACATTGCCATTCTTTGGCAGTAGCTTGCTTCCGGGTATTCCACTTTCTCTTTCGACCGCAGTATCATGGATTAGTATGACACCTCTAGCTTCAGTAATAGCCGGTCAGATGCTTTTTTCAGGATCTGGTGGCGCATTCCTATCAGGATTATCAGGTTCTTCTGCGAACTTCTATAGTTCTGTATTGCCAATGGCAAGCATAATTGGTGCTCAATTGGGTTCAGCAACATTTCCGGTATGGACATCATCGATTGTATCTGTGGGACTATATTTTGGTTTAGGGATTGTTTGGTTTACACTCACTGGATGGTTTGTTCCATTAATTACTGGGGTTGCACCTTCAGCATTTGCTGGTTCTTTAATGTCAGTTTTCCCAGGATTTTGGTCTACAGTGGTTTCGTTGCCACTTGCATCGCTAGGTTTTTCGTTGACGCCTGTGGCTCCTCTTATGTCTTTCGTAGGTTCTGCAGGAATTAGTTCTAGTGTTTCTGGAGCGTCTTCTTTATGGGGTGGTGCTTCTGTCTTGTCAGTTTCCGGAGGCTTGACTACATTGTCTTCTGTTGTGGGTTATAGCGTTTCTTCATTATCTGGGGTACCTCTGATACCATTATTAGGTTCCCATATGATCTCAATAGGTTTCTCTACTTGGACGCCAATTATTATTAGTATATTTGTCCCTAGTGGTTTTGTATATGTTGTAGGGATGGGTTCTTTCCATACAGAAATTATCAGTTCTTTATTGGGGCCTTGGTTATCTTCTTTTGCCGTATCTTCAAGTATTCCTCAGTTCTTGTTATCAGCTGTAGTGCCGACTATAGGTTCGGTTAGTTCGATGTCATCGAGTGTAGTCGCTCCGATTTCATTCCCAGCTTTTCTATCGACTTCAGTTTTTGCCTCTTCATCTGCACCATTTATAGTTGCGGCATTGGCTTTATTTAGTGGTCCTTCTTTTGGTGTGGGTACAGTGTCAGTTTTGATAACTTCATTATCAAGTGCATTCCCTTCTTTATTAAGTAGTAGTTTGTTGGTTTCTTCTATGAACCTAAGTTCTACCACTCCTTTATCTACAGGTTCGAGTAGTTCTGCGCTGGGTTCATTGAGTGTACCTTCATTTGTATTGCCATTGTCTGCAAGTGGGGTGTTGGGCTCAGCAATCTCTTCGACAATAACTATGCCGTATTTTGGACTACAGACAGCATCGGTGGCTTTAAGTTCGTCTTTATACCCATCGTCTTCATGGGTTCCATCGTCAATAGGCTTGCCTATTTTAGCAGCAGGAAACTTTGTTTCTTCTGTATTGACAGGATCCTCTACTCTAATAGCATCATCATTGACCTCAGTACTCACAGTATTAGGTTCTATATCAATGGGCTTAAATGCTTCATCGATAGCTTTACTCCCATTATCTGGAGCGCCGGTATCATCACAAACGTTCTCATCTTTAGCGCCGAGTGCAGTTAGTGGTTTAATCGGTTTATTAACTTCTGGAGGCTCTTTTTTAGGCTTGGGTTATTCTAGTTCATTGAATGTATCATTTGGACTTCCTGCTTTATTGGTTGTAGGTTCGTCATTGGCGGTACCTGTATTTGCATCTTCAGCAGTTTCTTTCCCATTCTATTTATCGTCTTCCCCGTTAATTGCCTCAGCTGCAGTATCGGCTTCTCTAAGTGGGGTATCGGGATTAAGTTCAGCAGCGCCTGCTTTATGGTCTACTTGGGCAGGTTTATCCGTTGGGGTACCATCATTTGCAATTGGTTCAGCATTCTCTTATGGTAATGCATATGTATGGCTATTTGGATCCTTACCTCTGTATTTTGCACCTATATTATCGAGTACAATTTTATGGGGTTTTGGTGCGGTTTCATTTCTAGGACCATCAACAGCTTATCCAGTGTCTTCATCTGGTTCGGCGGCGTCTGGAACAGCTAGTTTAGTACCGGTTTTTGGTTTATCGGCATTGTCAAGTGCGCCAAGTTTACCACTTAGCGTGACACCATCAACTAGTTCTGTGCCATTATTGGGCACTTCCTTGGCATCGGCATACACCATTGGTGGGGCTGGGGCTACTGTAGTATTAGCGGCTTCATCATCTGTTGGAACTCCATTTAATATATCTTCTTCAGGTGTGACATTGCCTTTAGCTGCTATTGCAACCATAGGAACATCGAGTGGTTGGGTATGGTTCCCTGTAATTACCATGCTTGTTACTATTGGAGTAGGACCATTTTTTATGGTGCTGAGCGGTTGGTATATCTTTATTCCAATTCTTGCTACTTTGTTACAAAGCATTGTGTTTGGTACAAGTTCTTTTGGGTTATCGGTTATGTCGCCAGCGAGTTCGGTTTCGTTCTCAACTATTCCATCCTTCTTTTCGGCATTAGCTCCAATTTATACGGCTGCTTTTGGATCGTCATCTTTATCTGGTGTGTCTTTGACTCCAGTATTATCATCGACATCCATCACGACATCTATTCCAGCATTCTCTATTTCGAGTGTGTCTTTTGGACCTTTAGCGCTTTCATCAATTCCATCAATTGGTTCCAGTTTACCGATTTCAAGTGCGATACCATCGCTGATTATGGCTCCTATTATTTCTAGTGAGATATCATCAATGATTGGTTTGCCCATATCGTCTTCTGTTTCTATGCCAATGTTGACTTTATCTAGCTTCTTGCCAGGTGGTATATCTTTAGTTCCGTTAACTTCTTCAATTAGTAATTCTGGAGCCGGGGTTATTTCGTTATCATTGTTCTCAACATCTTGGGTACCATCTATTGGATTGTCGTCTGGTTTGCCTGTCTCTTTATCTGGAGTTCCAGGACTATTGTCTTCGATTCCGGCATCTTCTTCGGGACCGTTCTTGACAAGTATTAGTTCGATTCCTGCAAGTTCTATTGGGGCAATATCGATTGGTGTTCCGAGTTATGCAGCTGGTATTGGTTCTACATCGCTTGGTTTATCCTCGTTAACACCGTTGTCAAGTAATCCTAGCCTTGCTCCGAGCAGTAACCCGAGCTTGAATCCAAGCAGTGCGCCAAGCAGTAACCCAAGTTTGGCGCCATTGAGTAATCCTAGCTT from Neisseriaceae bacterium includes the following:
- a CDS encoding autotransporter domain-containing protein, producing MKIRQKQLVLSLVSLFGAVSLTNADGVQYRVAHASEPVIEENPVFVPQAVEPELEVSEELACVEDEETCQQTYYPLYLNLLLAAADLALGIGSDTRYDPKIEYSNQIDDVNKRETNFTYNPADFVASPVSNSVPLSLTGPLSLGPATVSLAPSAYLSMIVPSVMSSNASLAPLFAPLLSSLAPFNLSASLSVEPLLSSITPLVTSSTSGFLNPSQPSSGPSNSLLTPLTSSSLPLFSLSTVPLAGPSSSSGTSLMSLLAPSLTSSSLPSMPFSSSLSVSGPLLFPSTILPSYMLTISLAPLNSSIVAPSLLPYSLSIAPLNISMIPLYSLSSAPLSVPSSSLSILGPSSLSPSSSAVGLPLLSSSLPVLSSSSAPSALPSLSLGSGLQSLTNSGLSISSAPLALSVAPLSSIPPSSLSMDPSKSLSSLGWYSVSAPLYSLLSPLGSSLVAPSLFPLISSGTLLASLSIPLSSSLSGPSFLPISLLSSVPPFSLSMDPSQSVTSGPLYSSLSSSSTALLPFLTSLAAPVVMSSSGPVGSLLSSLFLLATLPIWGPFWASSSLPGLSSLPFSLPSGSSGLPVALSGLSSKSLGLGVPSLVPMLSSSGGPLLSVSLGIPSSLSALPTISLLFPSVSTALSGVFMPSVYLSTVSGSWMSAALSSIPSVAVLSLTPSLLFSASSLLTLGLLSGSLGFPAVGLSSGSSLIAPLIFSSSLSVGGSSIPLFMSSSVPVSLLGLISLPTLLSGLSFGGVPMLLSSALGQVSSLVLSYTGSFLSSSFATSAGASIATNITSSSYPLIGSFVFVFGAISGGFIVVPAIALSMAPVISTAPSIWGGGISTFLGGLSSVLSVPFLSGSVPSLSSAPIFAPVGSSLSLSSVPFLSSGLPLSLSGWAATSIGIVGSTSLIIASAWFPIAGGLSLGFSSMPWIWYFVYMTIGGVVWISAILTGDGSSLFSSSSGSFLAPLSSSISTAISSISVPLSSSSSLLAPLESSLLPLVSSNPVTSGSFSILAPSSLGMLSSVLPSLTGFIASSTASTISSSSALLGGLSAIPSSLISTFLVSSTFSLPSLGSLSFSSAFLSSISPLLPVFSSALGSATSIFGLSSIPASVSVSLFPSVSSVPLGSSSAVNYILSSTSSVLNSVLNIVGVTSSSLGVSSIVPSSLSFPLSTLVESSLGSLLSTSLVSLTSLNVLTTLLSSISFLNSLSSGTVSLTGGISGASSVVSGLVSSGTFLPSSSSASASEIPSSLAVLPGLSIATSGSISLLSSFLPSSWLTSAGSIPGSLSMGAAVAGAVGVYYLSTYGSIFFILTAPIVSSSGLIWPVYMLGSASFPVAFPSSWSVSVYSAESVLEGIFSLSSIPSSWNPFSNGSSMTAPSASLMTSLTTLMTSFSGVPLGLLSSSSTLPTSGLVGLYVTVSGLSLGYVSNIGASLSAVPIGTSSGVTFGPIAISSVTGGVLASSLTVLFSIGSASFIPFSLTALGGVLSSVMVAFPALSSSTGLFSLSSGILSIPTALLSVPFATMGSSISLVPVVSGSIPTSLLGISSSVTSISSSVGNSITLSLLGSTSVSYSLSSLSNFSSLLLLPSLSAFPSSFSGLVSLIPSWASSSVTGSLGNISSSLSILNISWSVPSSLVVPSSVVPSSISSGLSLPLLSISNPLTALSTFPLSSIIGPISSGLPSYLSGLSLFSLGSSLSAPLASNPSSAPSSNPSSNPSSAPFSNPSLAPFSNPSLAPISNPLLSWFSNPSVAPSVSPPSSLSTNPSSMNPSSNPSTASISNPSLNPSSAPFSNPALSWLSNPSSAPLSNPSSAPSSNPSLAPSFNPLTSGSVNPSLMTPSTNPSTASISNPSLNPSSAPLSNPSMAPLSNPSSMPLSNPLSAPLSNPSLAPISNPSSGAPSTWSLPSSNPSSASISNPSINPISAPSSNPSSAPISNPSLAPFSNPSSAPISNPSLAPFSNPLISSLTNPSSQLPSSNPLASSSNPSLNPSSAPLSNPLLSSSSNPSSAPLFNPLLSLFSNPSLAPFSNPISSSSNPLLWPSSGPLSISSNPLSSSISNPVSLSSNPLSTSIPSSISNPSSWSNLSSALPSAPSAIVAGPAMSSKFSGVGNKKANRASYYIPGYDFTETKKDFEFRNVVTFGDSLSDTGSAGRGGIYMADGNPFSFYNSYLGIYLTGKFNAPRSQNGTNYAVSGALVKWASSVLQLLGDPIAVMRSKMSQQIEYYLQDNKQIANSKDVFVLWGGGNDMTGDIMQAAMPWNWDKILTSAGGYLDNKPKVLGGYAQLLADKGAKNIFMLGLPDPGLSPFSGAAIVGATVGSLGMFMDGTPLEFLNPGNWVLGAMDSYLRNNNNLVGTPVGNADEYVIDNYARMYNHFMPLIPKELWRWVIVIPSQLQRNLVLRWNRDLQERLMDVNGNIVYADIYRLYEEVQNDPYTYGFTNILVAQCSLGKESTICDAGDDYYHGDDGQVYMYTDWHHPSPQMNQIIAEYLLSIFNAPGYVSGLSRVSEVNESVRNNFMKNEMKYMRFDTREVGEFRTFASILTGIDKNSRSLSSRNLSTQGIGAGFAYRASEGLDVGASLSLMYGDKHPSNQLKYKDSAQALTAFMQYKDASGLWANGQVYTGWEQMSDIKRSMQFLKHIRTEKGATKGKVSGFGASVGYDVQISELGCDECSTTWYATPYIEGSVTKFKVKGYEEEGNSSTAMEFNEQKRTNKLGTLGVQFSSRSPKLNTNLDIAYTKNFDYEEFEAEGRLKNFAKNFHRSGKGIAKERKGWLSITPSVEYKINDEVSVYGNVNYNYGNSKFTQLNGTLGIRSKF